A segment of the Granulicella aggregans genome:
AGAAGACTGACGTTCTTTGAGTCTGTCGGCGACATGAGCGTATTTGGCGTCAGGGCTTTGGCTCGCGCCTTTATCCCTCCGTTCGAATTCGCAATTCTGCTTCAAGAAGTGGAAGAGATTGGCGCACGCTCTTTACCCCTTATCGGGGCTGCGGGTGTTGCGCTCGGCATTGTCCTGACGCTACACACAAGAAGTGCGCTGGTCAGCTTTGGAGCCGAGGCGTGGGGGCCAACCCTGCAGGCTGTGTCTTTCTTCAACGAACTGGGACCGCTGGTGGCCGCCCTCCTGGTCTCTGGCCGAGTTGGCGCGGGTATAGGGGCCGAGTTGGCCAACATGCGAGCCAATGAACAGATTGACGCAATCGAGGTATTGTCCATCGATTCCTCGAAGATGCTGGTCTCAACACGGATTGTGGCCTGCATTATCAGCTTGCCTCTCTTGACGATCTTTATGGATTTTGCAAGTCTCCTCGGCGGCTTCATCTCCGAATACTTCGCGTCCCGTATCTCGTTGCAGCTTTACGTCAACCGCGCGTTTGTGAACCTGAGTTGGGCCAGCTTTATCGCTCCAACGCTCAAGACATGCGTCTTCGGCTTCATCATCGGCACAGTCTCCTGCTACTTCGGATTCACGATCGACGAGGGATCGGCAGGCGTTCGTCGCGCGGCGACCAATAGCGTAGTGCTGTCGTCCCTGCTGGTAATCCTGTCGGACGTTTGCCTGGTCAAGATCATTTACTTTTTCTTCCCCGGGAGCGCTCTATGAGTCCCGATCAGGCGGCTGTCGAGTTCAAGCAAGTCTCCAAGAGCTTTGGAAGCAGCCACGTACTCAGCGATGTGTCCTTCCAGGTGCTTCAGGGTGAGACGCTCTGCATCCTTGGCCGCAGCGGAACGGGCAAGAGTGTCACTCTCAAGTTGATGATTGGGCTACTAAAGCCCGATGAAGGCACCGTCCTCATCGGGTCAGAGGACATTTGTGGCATGGATGAAAAAGAACTGTCGCGCATTCGCCGGGAGATCGGCTTTCTCTTTCAGGGCGCAGCTCTCTTCGATTCATTCACGGTCGGCGACAATTTAGCGCTTCCTGAACAGCGCTTCAATCCTCAGAAATCCGCAGGAGAAGTCAAGACGGATGTGGAAGAGATGCTCCGGCAGGTAGGTTTGGAACATGACATAGGAAAGCTTCCCGGCGAGCTTTCGGGGGGCATGAAAAAGCGGGCGGGCCTGGCCAGGGCGCTGGTCATGAATCCCAAGCTGCTCCTGATTGACGAGCCGAGCAGCGGGTTGGACCGCATCACGGCGTCCGAGATCGACGACTTGCTTCTGAAGATTAAGACGGAACGGCACACCACGATGGTCATCGTCACCCACGACATACACGGTGCCAGAAAATTGGCGGATAAGGTCGCGGTACTTGACCAGGGAGCTCTGGTTGGATTCGGAACGTTCGATGAACTGAAATCGAGTCAGAACGAAGTGGTTCGGGCACTCACGACGGAGTACTGATATGAAGAAACACTTGACCATCGTAGGAGTCTTTATCGTCTCCGGACTATTGCTGTTCACTGTCGGCATATTCCTCATAGGCGACAGGCACGAGGCATTTAGCCGCCACGAAGAGCTGTACATTGACATGGCCGGCGTAAACGGCCTTACGCCCGGAACCAAGGTTCGTGTTGAAGGCTTCGATGCGGGACAGGTGAAGAGCATTCGCCTGCCTGACCATCCTTCCGGGACGTTCAGGCTGAAACTGGAGATTGCCAACAAGCTACACTCGCTCATTCGAGAGGATTCCGTGGCGACCGTGGAGACGGATGGTTTGGTCGGCGATAAGT
Coding sequences within it:
- a CDS encoding MlaE family ABC transporter permease is translated as MSRRLTFFESVGDMSVFGVRALARAFIPPFEFAILLQEVEEIGARSLPLIGAAGVALGIVLTLHTRSALVSFGAEAWGPTLQAVSFFNELGPLVAALLVSGRVGAGIGAELANMRANEQIDAIEVLSIDSSKMLVSTRIVACIISLPLLTIFMDFASLLGGFISEYFASRISLQLYVNRAFVNLSWASFIAPTLKTCVFGFIIGTVSCYFGFTIDEGSAGVRRAATNSVVLSSLLVILSDVCLVKIIYFFFPGSAL
- a CDS encoding ABC transporter ATP-binding protein produces the protein MSPDQAAVEFKQVSKSFGSSHVLSDVSFQVLQGETLCILGRSGTGKSVTLKLMIGLLKPDEGTVLIGSEDICGMDEKELSRIRREIGFLFQGAALFDSFTVGDNLALPEQRFNPQKSAGEVKTDVEEMLRQVGLEHDIGKLPGELSGGMKKRAGLARALVMNPKLLLIDEPSSGLDRITASEIDDLLLKIKTERHTTMVIVTHDIHGARKLADKVAVLDQGALVGFGTFDELKSSQNEVVRALTTEY